One stretch of Oncorhynchus gorbuscha isolate QuinsamMale2020 ecotype Even-year linkage group LG21, OgorEven_v1.0, whole genome shotgun sequence DNA includes these proteins:
- the LOC124008482 gene encoding DNA damage-inducible transcript 4-like protein: MVATSKLKSKNPEFISELIDRRYDQTCIENELDSWDHCLAEPHLNVEVSEDRMCQQLAKMLENCLSRAKKTTMRCSKVLVPENLTLRIARDVLRLSSGEPCGLRGCVLYVHLEQEQCCKQLERIVYNADVVPTFELTLVFKQDCSAWPSLRDFLHIGACFTPGFRHALKLSPGFRLIKKKLYSSLAGTVVEEY, translated from the exons ATGGTTGCTACAAGCAAACTGAAGAGTAAAAACCCGGAATTCATATCAGAATTGATTGACCGTAGATACGACCAGACTTGTATTGAAAATG AGCTGGATTCCTGGGACCACTGTTTGGCTGAGCCCCACCTGAATGTGGAGGTGTCTGAGGACCGGATGTGTCAGCAGTTGGCCAAGATGTTAGAGAACTGCCTGTCACGGGCCAAGAAGACCACCATGCGCTGCTCTAAGGTGCTGGTCCCTGAGAACCTGACTCTGAGGATAGCACGCGATGTACTGCGCCTGTCGTCGGGCGAGCCGTGTGGCCTACGCGGCTGTGTACTCTACGTGCACCTGGAGCAGGAACAGTGCTGTAAGCAGCTGGAGCGCATCGTGTACAATGCAGACGTTGTGCCCACCTTCGAGCTGACGTTGGTGTTCAAGCAGGACTGTAGCGCATGGCCCAGTCTCAGGGACTTCCTGCACATTGGTGCCTGTTTCACTCCAGGCTTCAGGCATGCGCTCAAACTCAGTCCTGGCTTCCGGCTCATCAAGAAGAAGCTTTACTCATCCTTGGCTGGTACTGTGGTAGAGGAGTACTGA